A stretch of DNA from Rhodoluna sp. KAS3:
ACTGCAAGGCCACCATCGTTTTCTGGCGGACTGAAGTTGATTGAAACCGAGCCGTCTCCAGCCGCGTAACTCTGGTTTGATGGCCTATCCGGGGTGCCGGTAGGCACAACCGAGCGGCCATAGGATGACGCCGAACCGGCAGCATTATTTGCCGTGACTCGAAGCGTATAGGCGGTTCCGTTGGTCAAACCGGTAACAGTTGAGGTTCTAGAGGTGCCAGGCACGGTGCCAAAAACCTTGAAGGTTGAGTCTGGCTGGCTTGATTCTTTGTATTCAACTAGATAGTTGTCTACGGCGCCGCCAGCACCTGGGTCCTTCCAGGTCACGGTTACTTGGCGGTCGCCAGGTGATACCGGCAGGTTGGCGTTGCTCAACGGGTAGCGGAACAGCGCAGCTGCAGCATCCGGTACGTTCCAGGCGCCGTCTGCGATAGCCGGGTTGAATCGGCTGCCGCTGCAAGATACCGAGCAAGAGTTCTTGATGATGATTCGGCTTGGGTGGTTGTTGCGTAGCGCGGGTGCCCAGGTCAGATTTTGACTCGCAACTTTCATGTCGTCCAGCCTTGCATCGAACCAGCCACCCGAAATGGCGCCCGATGAACTTTCAAAGCCAGTGAGGTATTTGTGAATAAGCAGGTAGTCGTATTGCAAAACGTCACGCGGGTCTGACACCCGGCGGCCGACTGCGACTTCAGCGCCCGGATAATCCAACAGCGCAATGCCGTTTAGAACACCATTCCAGTCTTCTTCGCCGCCACCTTCGGTGCCTCCGCTGTCCGCGCGATACGGCGAGTTTCCACCCATCGGCACGATGTAGATGTAAGTTTCACCGCTCTCTGGGTAGACGTCCAGAGTCTGGATGTTGTTTACCTGATCTGGCCAACTCACCATGTTTTGATAGAAGAGCCTTGTGATTTCAGTGTCGTTGCCCATGAAGACGGCAAAGTCGTTGTCGGCCAAAACCTTGAGCTGAACTTGGTTAAATACCGGTCCGGCAGGCGGCTGCGGCAAGTCGGCAGATGCAGCCGTTGGCACGAGGGCCTGCAGTAGACCCAAAATCAAAGTGAGTAAGACGGCCTTGAATTTCATGGCTAACTCCTATCAAAGTCAGAATCCGAATTACATACGGACTCGACTGAATGCTAGGTAGAAATTAGCGGGGCACTGATTTTTACATACATCTGTTCGTGCTCTACGAACGCAGGATTTTCTCCATGGCTCGGCCTTTGGCAAGTTCGTCAACCAACTTGTCCATGTAGCGAATCTTCTGCATCAGCGGGTCTTCAATCTCTTCAACTCTCATGCCGCAAATTACCCCGGTGATCAGGCCCGCGTTTGGGTTCAGGCGGGCGCGTTCAAAAAACTCGGTAAACGTGGCATCGGTGTTGATTTGTTCTTGAAGTTCTTCAGCGCTAAAACCGGTCAGCCAGCAGATAACTGCATCGAGCTCGGCTTTGGTACGGCCCTTTTTCTCAACCTTGGTTATGTAAAGCGGGTACACCCTTGAGAACGCCATCGAAAAAACCTTGTGCATGGGGCCAGTCTATTTTCAGTTTGGGTAAAGGGGTTAGGTTTATAAAATCAAAGCAAGGATGAGCCCGGGGCTCAACGCGAGAGGTGGGCACGTGGATTCTCTGAATCGCCACGAAGACTATGGCCAAGCAGCGCTTGACGAAGCCCACCTGGTAGCTGACCCAATTGAGCAGTTCAAAACTTGGCTGATTGAGGCTGAGGCAGCACAAATTTACGAGCCCAACGCATTTGTGTTGGCCACCATCGATGCAGAAAACCAATCGCGAGCCCGCACTGTTTTGCTAAAGGGCGTTGACCACCGCGGTTTCTTTTTTGCTACCAATTACCTTTCGCGAAAAGGTGAAGCGGTCGCCGCAAACCCAAGCGTCAGCGCTGTGTTCGGTTGGTACTCGATGTACCGGCAGGTTTTGATTCAGGGTGTTGCCGAGAAGGTCCAGTCAACTGAGTCAGATGAATACTTTGCCTCCCGCCCGCACGAATCGCAGGTGGCGGCCTGGTCAAGTCACCAATCGCAGCCAATTGAAAACCGCGCCGCCCTTGATGCCCAATTCACCGAAGCGCTGGCCAAATTTTCAAACACCGATGTCCCTAGGCCCGATTATTGGGGCGGTTATCGCATCATTCCAACTCGGATTGAGTTTTGGAAGGGCCGCTCGAATCGCATGCACGACCGAATTGAATATGTTCGAGAGGTGAATGCCGACGGCCAACCTGGCGAGTGGAAAGTTCAGCGACTTCAACCATGATGATCGCAGGGGTGGACTTAGCAGCTGAGCCAAAAGGCACAGCCTTGGCCCTGATTGATTGGATTCCTGGTCGCGCAGTGTTGACTGATTTACAACTTGGCGTCGCCGACGAGGCCATTGTTGCTGCAGCGACCGGTGTTACCAAGATGGGTATTGACTGTGCCCTTGGTTGGCCCGTCGAGTTCATAAATTTCGTAAATCTTCAAGCTGAAATCAGCACGGGTTCTCCGCAATTTGATGGCGGAATCGATTGGCGCCGCAAGCTTGCATACCGAGAGACTGACCGGCGCGTTCGGCAGGTAACTGGCCGTTGGCCATTGAGTGTTTCCACTGATCGCCTTGGCATGACCGCAATGCGCGCAACCGGTTTACTTTCAAAAATGGCTCACCGTGGAATCCCGATAGATCGCTCGGGGGTGGGCAAGGTCGTCGAAATTTACCCGGCGGCATCGATGCGAATCTGGGGTTTTCAAACCTCGGGTTATCGAGCCTCACGCGACATTCGAGCCCAGCTTCTCAAATCAGTTTTGGCCGAAGCCCCCTGGCTTGACCTTCAATCCAACACAGAACTGATGATTGAGTCTTGCGATGCCTTCGATTCTGTTATCGCCGCGCTGGCAGCTCGTTCGGCTGCGCTTGGTCAATACCAGGCGCCCGAGGCAGCTCTTATTGAGCAGGCAAAAATTGAAGGTTGGGTTGCCCTGCCGAACGCAAGCCTTGGTGGTTTGGTGCAAGCGGGCTAACTCCGAAGGGCTAGTCAGAAACTCTGACCAAAACCTCATTGCGCCTCAATGGCGGTGGCGTCAGCGGCGGGTTATAAACGGCACTGGACACCTCACCAATCGGCATTCTCCCGGCGGCAGAAACACCAGCCAGCAATTCGGCGCTCTTGGTCTCAAATACTCGGTTGTTCCAAACACCCCGATACCGCAGCGCGGCAAAAGTTCCAGCTTCAACTTTTCGCAACCGGATCGCCTGACTGCTCGGCACGGGTATGTGCTCGGGGCTAAAAGTTTTTGGGACCACGAACGATACTTTCCAGCCAGCTGCCGCAGGAATTTGCTGCACGGGCGAAGTCATGGCAATTTTCTGACCACGTGAGTTATCGCCGCTGATGTAACTGAAAAGGCGGTTGAACGCTTGGTTAGAGGCAGACCGCAGGTCCTTGACTGTTGATACGTCGCACTCGGCTAGCCAATATTCCGAATAGTGCCGTATCTCGATGTCACCAATTTTGCTCAGCACTCGGTACTCGGGCTTTTCAATTGCCATTCTTAGATACCTCCATTGGCCTCACCTCAACACTACGACGCAGGTTTAGTATCAGACCATGGGGCAAATTAAACCGGTATTGATCTTTGACGGCGACTGCGGTTTCTGCACGACCACCGCAAATTACATTCGTCAAAATTCCAGCACACCGATAGAAATCCATCCGTGGCAATTTATTGACGTCACTAAATACGGCCTGACCCAAGAGCAAACTATGGATCGAGTGTTCGTTGTCGAGGGCGTAAAGACCTTTGGTGGCCACCGTGCTTTTGCCAAAATCTTGTTGCTCCAGAAGAACCCGCTTTTCAAGCTGGCCGGTGCATTGATTATGTACACGCCGATAGCCTTGCTGGCTCGCCCGGCCTACCGGTTAGTGGCAAAGTATCGTCACAAATTGCCGGGTGGCACGCCTGCCTGCAAGATTGAGCCGCGTTGAAACCAGTCGTAATCGCTGGCGGCTCTGGAACTCTCGGCAGAGCGCTCGCTAACCACCTCGCGGCCCGAGGGCACCGGGTCTCAATTTTGAGCCGCAACCCAAAGTCTGATTCTGGCATCCCTTCAATTAAGTGGAACGGTATCGATGCCGAAGAGAGTTGGGGGAGCCAGCTAAGTGGCTGCATTCTTATCAACCTTGCCGGCGAACTTGTTGACCGGGTGCCAACGCAAGAAAACATTGACCTTCTTGAGCGCTCACGCGTGCTGCCAACCCTGGCGCTAGTTTCTGCTTCAAACCGGTTTGGCGCACCTAGCCTTTGGTTGCAGATGAGCACACTCGCTATCTACGGTGATGCCGGTGAGCGCGAATTGACTGAAATCAGCCGACCTGCAGAAGGCCCTCGGCAGATGGCCGGCGTGGCCAAGGCCTGGGAGGCAGCCATGGCGGGAGCAAAAGCTGACCGCACTGTATTTTTGCGAACGGCTGTTGTGCTGCAGCCAAACTCGCCAGCGCTTGATCGGCTTTTGACCATAACCAAGCGGTTCATGGGCGGCACGGTGGGTGATGGCCAGCAGTGGGTTTCTTGGATCCACATCGATGACTTCTTGCGCGCAATTGATTTCATCATCGACCACCCGAGCATCTCTGATGTAGTTCATGTCTCTAGCCCGGTGCCGATCAGAAACCGCAACATGATGAAAGCGCTTCGAGTTGCATTAGCTCGGCCTTGGGTGCCGCCGATTCCGAGGTTTGCAATTCAACTTGGCGCACGGTGGTTATTTCGCACCGATCCACAGTTGGCCCTGACCGGCCGCCGAGGGCTTCCAAACCGGCTGTTGCGCGATGGCTTTGAGTTCAAGTTCCCTACTTTTGAGGCTGCCCTTCAGGACTTGCTCAAATAATCACGCTTCAGCCGTCGTGATGTAAATGAGATGTTAAGTGCAAAATTTTGCAGAAAACTGTAATCGTTTACAGGAAAATAATTCTATTTTTCAAGAACCGTCGACATCGGCCTGCCGTGCCAGGCTATGAGCCTGAAGCCCTTATTAACAAAGGGAGAGCCTAAAAACTTATATCGCTCACAAGCAGGGCTGACCGAACACCGATGAGGCCAAAAACATTCCAAATAGCCCATATGTTTCAAATTGCTAACGAAAACTGTAAACGCTACCTGAGAGCAAAATCAGTGGGTAAATTTGGTGTTGGTCATGACGCGTAACCTATGCGTTTTGCTCATCCACAAATCGAGGTTCCTTAGGTCCATCAACTACCTGAGACCAACCTCCATGAAAACAGGAGAAAAATTGATCAAGAAACTTATTGCTGTTGCAGTAACAGCTGGTTTGGTCACCACTCTTTCAGCTTGTGCACCTGCCGAGACCGGCAATGGCGCAGCTTGTGAGACCAAGACCAAGGTAACCATGCTTGGAACCATCAAGATAGAGATCCAGGACGAGTTCCTAGCTGCTGTTGACGAGTACAACTCATCACAGGAATGCTACGAAGTTGAGTCAATTGCTGGTACCCCAGACCTTACCTTCCTAGCTAACGTCACACCGATGTACGCAGCTAACGAAGCACCGACCATCATGTACACCCTTCAGGAGATCCCTGACATGGCCGACAAGGTTATGGACTGGACTGGAACTGAACTTGCTGGCCTAGCTGGCGAGGGCCTTCTAGCAGCAGCTACCATCGACGGCAAGATTGTTGGTGTTCCATCAACTGCTGAGGCTTTCGGTCTTCTATACAACAAGGACGTCCTTGACGCCGCAGGTGTAGACCCAGCTGCAATCGCAACTCGCTCAGACCTAGAGGATGCTTTCAAGGCAATCGAGGCTTCAGGCAAGGGTGCTATCCACTTCTCAGCTCTATGGTGGTCACTTGGTGCACACTTCACCAACAAGTACTTCGCAATGGCAGCTGAGGACCACGAGGGTCGTCTAGCAGTTCTTGACGGTCTTGCAGACGGTACTAAGGACCTAGACGCTGACCCAGTGTTCCAGAACTGGCTAGCTACCTTCGAGCTACTAAAGAAGTACAACGCTTCAACCCCGAACCTAACTGACACCGAGTACGACGAGGCTCTGCTAAACCTTGCAGATGGCAACGTTGGTTTCTGGTTCATGGGTAACTGGGCTGAGCCAAACCTAATCACCAACGGTGCAGGCACCGACTTCGGAATCATGCCTCTACCAATCAGCGATGACGCTGCCTCATACGGCAACGACTCAATCTCAGTTGGTGTTCCTGGTTACTTCATGATTGACAACGAGCAGTCGACTCAGGAAGAGCGCGATGGCGCTGTTGACTTCCTAACCTGGTTGTACACCACTCCAGAGGGTCAGCTACACGTTGCAGGTTCAGTTGAAGACGGCAACATGAGCTTCATCCCTGTTTACAGCGGCTTCACCGTTGAACCAACCACTTTCATGGCTAAGCAGATCTCAGAGTACGTAACTGCTGGCAAGACCATCGAGTGGATCAACACCTACTACCCAGCTGGCGGCCAGGACCTATACGGTGCTTCAGGCCAGAAGCTAATCACCGGCAAGATCACCGGCGCTCAGTACGCTGATGAAATTGAGAAGGCCTGGCTTGGCGTTGCCAAGACCTGGCGTGGCGAGAAGGTCGAGTAAGTTCTAACGAACTTGACTTTCTAGTCGAATAGTTTCAAATAGGACCATCCTGAGGCGGCAGATACCGCCTCAGGATGGTCCTAAACTCTTAGTAACCAAGCAACACATGAAAGCCAGGAGGCAGGAATGCACAAGGGCAAAAACATCAAAAAATTCCTGATATTTGCATCAATACCGCTATCGATATTCTTCATCGTTCTAGTGGTTCCTTTCAGCCAGGGTCTCTTCCTGACTTTCACCGACTGGAACGGCTTCGACTTCAACAAGTTCGTTGGACTTGAGAACTACGCACGTTCCTTCGAAGACGAGCGCTTCTGGGCGACTCTAGGGTTCACCGCCTCATTCGTGATTGTGTCAGTCGTATTGACCAACGTTGTGGCCTTCTCGCTTGCGCTTTTGGTAACCGCCAAACTACGCAGCGCTAACATTTTCAGAACCTTTTTCTTCGTGCCAAACCTCATCGGTGGTGTGATCCTCGGTGTTATCTGGCAATTCATCTTCAACCGTGCATTGGTATCGGTCGCCAAAAACTATGAATGGCCAGAGTTCTTCCAGTCATCATGGCTAAACGAAACCGACACAGCCTTCTGGGCGCTCATCATCGTGACTACCTGGCAGGCTTCTGGTTACATGATGATCATTTACATCACCGGTCTTATGAGCGTTGAACAAGATGTTCTCGAGGCAGCCCGAATTGACGGTGCCGGTGCACTTCGCACTCTGTTCTCTATCAAAATGCCTTTGATGGCTCAGGCCTTCACAATCTCGCTATTCCTAACCTTACGTGCCGGCTTCATGGCCTACGACGTCAACGTAGCACTTACCGGTGGTGGCCCATTCCGCACCACTGAGCTCATCTCGGCACACATTTTCAACGAGGCTTTCGTTTACGGAAACTTTGACACCGGACAATCAAAGGCAGTCATGATGTTCTTGATCGTGGCTATCGTAGCTACAGTTCAGGTGGCCATTAGCAAGCGCATGGAGGTCCAGCGATAATGAAGAAATCAAAACTAGGTCTCAGAGTCACCTTCTGGGTGGGTGGAGTCCTTTCCCTAATCTATGCGTTCCCATTCTTCTTGGTTTTGGTCAACTCATTTAAGCCAAAGCGTGAAATCCTTCAAAATCCGCTTTCCTTGCCCATCGAGTTCACTACCGACAACTTCGAGCAGGCCATCAAGAAGATGGACTTCTTTGCCTCGCTAACCAACTCAGTCGTAATCACTGTTTTCTCAGTGGGCGCACTGATTTTGGTTTCTTCGATGTTGGCGTACTACCTGTCACGCATGCACAACAAGTTTTCTAAGGTCACCTTCATGATCTTGGTCGCTTCGATGATCGTGCCGTTCCAGGCTTTAATGATTCCATTCATGGGTTTGTTTGCGCCGATTCTTTCGATCAACGACCGTGCGTCACTTGTGTTCTTCTATGTCGGTTTCGGTGTTGCCCTGTCAACCTTCTTGTACCACGGCTTCATTTCGAACATTCCAACCGAGCTTGATGAGGCAGCAGCACTAGATGGTGCTAGCGACTTCACTATCTTCTGGAAGATCATCTTCCCGATGCTTTCACCAGTCACCGCTACCGTGGCAATTGTTAACGCACTGTGGATCTGGAACGACTTCTTGCTACCGGTTCTGACACTTGACCGTGACTCACGAACCCTTCCATTGTCTACCTACCTTTTCTACGGTCAGTATTCAGCAAACTACGGTCAGGCTATGGCGGGTCTACTGCTTGCAGTTATCCCAATCATTGCCTTCTACCTAATCCTGCAGCGCCAGTTCA
This window harbors:
- a CDS encoding DUF2200 domain-containing protein, with protein sequence MHKVFSMAFSRVYPLYITKVEKKGRTKAELDAVICWLTGFSAEELQEQINTDATFTEFFERARLNPNAGLITGVICGMRVEEIEDPLMQKIRYMDKLVDELAKGRAMEKILRS
- the pdxH gene encoding pyridoxamine 5'-phosphate oxidase, whose amino-acid sequence is MDSLNRHEDYGQAALDEAHLVADPIEQFKTWLIEAEAAQIYEPNAFVLATIDAENQSRARTVLLKGVDHRGFFFATNYLSRKGEAVAANPSVSAVFGWYSMYRQVLIQGVAEKVQSTESDEYFASRPHESQVAAWSSHQSQPIENRAALDAQFTEALAKFSNTDVPRPDYWGGYRIIPTRIEFWKGRSNRMHDRIEYVREVNADGQPGEWKVQRLQP
- a CDS encoding DUF429 domain-containing protein, yielding MMIAGVDLAAEPKGTALALIDWIPGRAVLTDLQLGVADEAIVAAATGVTKMGIDCALGWPVEFINFVNLQAEISTGSPQFDGGIDWRRKLAYRETDRRVRQVTGRWPLSVSTDRLGMTAMRATGLLSKMAHRGIPIDRSGVGKVVEIYPAASMRIWGFQTSGYRASRDIRAQLLKSVLAEAPWLDLQSNTELMIESCDAFDSVIAALAARSAALGQYQAPEAALIEQAKIEGWVALPNASLGGLVQAG
- a CDS encoding heme-binding protein, encoding MAIEKPEYRVLSKIGDIEIRHYSEYWLAECDVSTVKDLRSASNQAFNRLFSYISGDNSRGQKIAMTSPVQQIPAAAGWKVSFVVPKTFSPEHIPVPSSQAIRLRKVEAGTFAALRYRGVWNNRVFETKSAELLAGVSAAGRMPIGEVSSAVYNPPLTPPPLRRNEVLVRVSD
- a CDS encoding DUF393 domain-containing protein, with amino-acid sequence MGQIKPVLIFDGDCGFCTTTANYIRQNSSTPIEIHPWQFIDVTKYGLTQEQTMDRVFVVEGVKTFGGHRAFAKILLLQKNPLFKLAGALIMYTPIALLARPAYRLVAKYRHKLPGGTPACKIEPR
- a CDS encoding TIGR01777 family oxidoreductase codes for the protein MKPVVIAGGSGTLGRALANHLAARGHRVSILSRNPKSDSGIPSIKWNGIDAEESWGSQLSGCILINLAGELVDRVPTQENIDLLERSRVLPTLALVSASNRFGAPSLWLQMSTLAIYGDAGERELTEISRPAEGPRQMAGVAKAWEAAMAGAKADRTVFLRTAVVLQPNSPALDRLLTITKRFMGGTVGDGQQWVSWIHIDDFLRAIDFIIDHPSISDVVHVSSPVPIRNRNMMKALRVALARPWVPPIPRFAIQLGARWLFRTDPQLALTGRRGLPNRLLRDGFEFKFPTFEAALQDLLK
- a CDS encoding ABC transporter substrate-binding protein — protein: MIKKLIAVAVTAGLVTTLSACAPAETGNGAACETKTKVTMLGTIKIEIQDEFLAAVDEYNSSQECYEVESIAGTPDLTFLANVTPMYAANEAPTIMYTLQEIPDMADKVMDWTGTELAGLAGEGLLAAATIDGKIVGVPSTAEAFGLLYNKDVLDAAGVDPAAIATRSDLEDAFKAIEASGKGAIHFSALWWSLGAHFTNKYFAMAAEDHEGRLAVLDGLADGTKDLDADPVFQNWLATFELLKKYNASTPNLTDTEYDEALLNLADGNVGFWFMGNWAEPNLITNGAGTDFGIMPLPISDDAASYGNDSISVGVPGYFMIDNEQSTQEERDGAVDFLTWLYTTPEGQLHVAGSVEDGNMSFIPVYSGFTVEPTTFMAKQISEYVTAGKTIEWINTYYPAGGQDLYGASGQKLITGKITGAQYADEIEKAWLGVAKTWRGEKVE
- a CDS encoding sugar ABC transporter permease, with product MHKGKNIKKFLIFASIPLSIFFIVLVVPFSQGLFLTFTDWNGFDFNKFVGLENYARSFEDERFWATLGFTASFVIVSVVLTNVVAFSLALLVTAKLRSANIFRTFFFVPNLIGGVILGVIWQFIFNRALVSVAKNYEWPEFFQSSWLNETDTAFWALIIVTTWQASGYMMIIYITGLMSVEQDVLEAARIDGAGALRTLFSIKMPLMAQAFTISLFLTLRAGFMAYDVNVALTGGGPFRTTELISAHIFNEAFVYGNFDTGQSKAVMMFLIVAIVATVQVAISKRMEVQR
- a CDS encoding carbohydrate ABC transporter permease — its product is MKKSKLGLRVTFWVGGVLSLIYAFPFFLVLVNSFKPKREILQNPLSLPIEFTTDNFEQAIKKMDFFASLTNSVVITVFSVGALILVSSMLAYYLSRMHNKFSKVTFMILVASMIVPFQALMIPFMGLFAPILSINDRASLVFFYVGFGVALSTFLYHGFISNIPTELDEAAALDGASDFTIFWKIIFPMLSPVTATVAIVNALWIWNDFLLPVLTLDRDSRTLPLSTYLFYGQYSANYGQAMAGLLLAVIPIIAFYLILQRQFISGISSGAVK